Below is a window of Salmo salar unplaced genomic scaffold, Ssal_v3.1, whole genome shotgun sequence DNA.
gtgatggtgtgggggtgctttgctggtgacactatctgtgatttatttagaattcaaggcgcacttaaccagcatggctaccacaacattctgcagcaatacaccatcccatctggtttgcgcttagtgggactataatttgttttttaacaggacaatgacccaacacacctctacaatgtataaaacagtataaataagtaggtgtgtccaaacctttgactggtactgtacatacacaatACCACACACTCAAGCTTCTGCTACATTAATTAATCCCACAAAAAAACTAACACCCTTGCCTTTCTTGAATTAAGACTTGCACTTTTCCTCCTAGTACTGACTGTTTATAGCTACATTATTAAGTAAAACTTTACTTATTATGACTGAGTGTATGCGGTTTTCTCACCTACTGtacctatcttaagatgaatgcactaactgtaaattgAGAGAGTCcattaaatgactgaaatgttgtTGCTTTTAATGCTTTTAAATTGTACACACATTTAGTATAGGCAGAAAAGTTAGTGAAACTCCCTAGTCAGTTTCACTTGGAGGGTAAAGTTAGAGAACTCTAGGATGCATGCTGTCTACGCATAGGTGAATCATGCTGTTATAATGTACTAATACATATCTCCCCTACTCTCTTTACAGCACCTTTAACTGGACAGTCCCTTTCCTAAGCTGGTTGGCCATCGTGGCTCTATGTGTGGCCACTGTTCTCATCTACTATATCCCCCTACGCTACATCGTCCTGGCCTGGGGTGAGTGCCTAAAAATCCATTCTAATGACGATTGCGTTTATGAGACAACAATGGAGCAGTATAGTACCTTAACGAAGTGTATCCATTATGACGGGCTAGATTGGGGATAGATCATAATTTCTACTTCCATGCCACAGTTGCTTAGGGAGCTGAGCGGTAGGATCTcttgaggggtggagaggggagctCTGGTCTCTCATGGTGTCTGCACTCTGCTTTGAAACACATTGAGGGCTGAAAGTGGGCTGtgatgatacagagagagaaaagaggggggagaatgagagggagaaagtgtgagaaagagagagaaagaaagtaggTGAGCTCTTGTGACTCATGCGCTGAACAGCTCTCCTTCCTCTTTCCCCCGCTCCCTGCAGGGGTGAATAAATTCAGCAAGAAGCTCCGTGACCCGTATACCATTGACAACAACGAGCTCTTGGACTTCCTGTCCAGAGTCCCCTCAGATGTTCAAGTGGTAGGTGTGATTTcattcctatctctctctccctgcttcccccttcttccccctccatccctgctccctccctctccttctctctctccctctctctcccctccctccatccctcgctctctctctcccctctctctctcccctctctctcacacacttctcctctctccatacttTTGCATTCACAGATTTTGCTTTCTAATAGTGATTTCCACAGTGATTAATATCGACTGCCTTATTGCTATCACATATTAGCAAACCATATATGACCATATTCCCAACTATTATGAAGTGTTTTCCTGCTCAATACTTCCTGATTCCACAGAATGAATAAGGTCATGTGAGCGAAGGCCTTTATGGGCTGTCTGATTGAATCCATCCAGAAGAATTGCTGTTGTGAGTCATTATAGAGTTAAACCAACAGTTAACCACCCTCACGCGGTTTAGTTCTACATTAACCGTGAGATCAGATTAACGCTGAGGCCGCTGGGTTGGACGTGCCCAGCCAAGGTGCTGCTGCTGTTTAACGGCAGCTTGTGAAAGTGTTCAGGCTGTGCTGCTGGAAgcagagaaacacagacacacactcgacCCAATCCCCTGCCACATTAGCGCCAACACACTCCCCTTTGATCGCCTGTTGGCCACCACCTCTTTGATCTTTACAGGGTCGTAATCCTCGGTCCCCGCTTTGCCCCAGTCCACCCCCGTGAGGATTTACAGTCTTCCAGGGCCGTTCTAGCGGCAGGTAGCCCCGATCCAAATGAGGCCAAGGTGGCCCTCTGCTGAGGTGCAGCCACCTTGCACACCTGGAGTCGGAGGGGCCGGCAGGTAGGAGGGCTACGAGCCCATTAATGAGGGGCGGCTGGTCGGTACAGCCCACGgatgctcacacacacgcacacgcacacaatcCCCAGCCCACAGACCCTGGAGCTCTTCTTACTGCTCCGCTCCAGAGGCGGAACTCTGAGAACTCAGTTGCTCTGCTCTCTCCGCTGTGCTGCCTCCGGTGGTGGGTTCACCTCATTGCCTGTGTTTCTGGGTCAAAGGGGGCTGCAGGGGCCAGGTCCCCTCCCTGGCCTGTGTCCAGCCGGCCAGCTTTCTGGATGACATTTCAGGGCCCCAGTgtggcactctctctctctctctctctctctctctctctctctctctctctctctctctctctctctgtttctctctctctctctctctctctctctctctgtctctttctctctctctctctctctctctctcttgctttctgtctgtctctctctctctgcctctaattgtctttctgtctctctctctgcctctaattgtctttctgtctctctctctctatttctctctgtttctctctctctatatctctttctctctgtctctctctctctctgtctctctatctctctgtcaaattctctctctctctctgtctctctctctctctgtctctctctctctctgtctctctctctgtctctctctcgctgtctctctctgtctctctctctctgtctctctctttctctctctctctgtctctctctttctctctctctctgtctctctctctctctctctctctctctctctctctctgtgtgtctctctctctctgtctctttctttctgtttctccttctctctgtctctctctctctctgtctctctgtgtctctctctctgctctctctctctctctctctctctctctctctctcggtctctctgtctctctgtctctctcggtttctctctgtctctctctctctctctctctgtctctctctctgtctctctctgtttctctctgtctctctctctgtctctctctctctctctctctctctctctctgtctctctctctctctctgtttctctctctctgtctctctctctgtctgtctctctctctctctatctctctctgtctctctctctctctctctctctgtctctctctctctctctctctgtctctctctctctctgtgtctctgtgtctttgtgaaaccCACAGATAAGCCTTGGTGTAATATCTTTACTTACTACTCAGTTCACGTTTATAGCTGCTCCGTTTTCCTTCATGTTCTTCCTAGTCTGTAACCTTAATGGCTGCCTTGTATACTTTCCCCTCTGGATGGCTGGTTGTGATTTTATGCCAGAGTAAACTACCTTTACGGTCTAGGGGAATCCTCCATGTGCCCTAAACGAGGCCAAAAGCCATAATCAACCTAAGTATTCCCAACCTGGCGTCTGGGACAGCTCCGTGTACCAGCATGCTTTATGACACCATTAGCCATGTGAGCTGTGGACTGCATAATAGGACGGTAGCAATTAGCATAGCAAGTGCTCCTTTATAGCCGGCGTAAAGTAGCAGGTTTTAACCCCTCCATAAAAATAGACACGACTCGTCATTGAAGGATAATGGCTCTGATTggctgctgggttggggactTCAGAGGTCAGGAGCTCAAAGGGGGCTGAAGGGGGCTAAAGGGCTGAGACTAGGTGCCAGACCCCATCCATCACAACTTCCACTGCTCTGCAACAGGCCCCCTCCCTTGTCATTTCTGGGACACATTTAAACCTTTTACATTGAGCAAGCAATTAGTCTCCACTCAGCAGCCTGCAAACTTGCTGGGAAAACTTTCCTCTGTGTTTTTTTGTCTGTTTGCATTGCTTTCACCTTGACATGCTTATTCTCTGTGAAAAGTAGACCTGAGTGCTGCTGAATCCCCTGTCTGTGGGTGTCGGTGCGCTAGCTGTTGTTTTTTGGCACCGTTTAATACCCATAATGCTAGGTTATAGGCATCACAAAAGATGAAGCCTGCAGCTACTTTTCTCCCCCTGTAGAAACATCATAGGGTAGTATCATTAAAAcgatgtctctgtctcctctcattGACTTATTTATATTTGCCTTTTCCTGCTCCGCTACCCACCCGCCCAAGCGCCTTCAAACTGGAATCCTCTCACTTAACGGCAGGGcgacagtgagaaagagagagagccatgTGGAACACCGGGTCCCGGGACGCCGCCCGCCGCCGCCTGACACTGCTAAACGAAACGCTCTCTGGAATATGCAGCGCCCCCTCCGCAGTGCACACTTCAAAGGTTGTTTTGTAGTTCAACTGTcaacatggaggagaggaggaaaggtggCGAGGAGAGGAGCGAGGGTGGAGCAGCCTTTGAGCAGCGCCAGGTCTTTTACCCACTGTCTCCCATAGATGTTATCTTTGTGCTCTACAATTTTTTTCAAAGCAAATtgctacccttctctctccctctctctttttttacTTTAACTAGCTCGCCATGTTTTCGTATGCGGGGCGGCGTAGCTTTATTAGGAAGGGTGAGCGTGAACACGAGCGAGCGGAGCCGCAAGAGCTTCACCGGCAGGCCTGTCACCCGGAAGGAGGAATGGAACgtgtgacgtgtctctctctggcAGCTCTTCTGagagacctctctctcctctttcttttgtTCTATCTGGTTCCCTCCTTTCCTTCTGAAAACTAGTTTTTCCTGACATGCAAACTTTTGTTTGTATAGTTCCCCAGAAGGATTTTGATTTGAATAGCAACAGACAATCCCAAATTGCAAACTTTTTGGGGGAATTGTAGGCGTTTGACttcatagccatgaagtgctttgaaaagctggtcatggctcacatcaacaccatcatctcagACACCCTGAACCCACTCAAATTTGCATACCACTCCAACAGATCCagagatgacacaatctctattgcactgcacactgccctttcccacctggacaaaaataatacctttgtgagaatgctgttcattgactagatctcagcattcaacaccatagtgtcctccaAGTTTATCACCAAGCTCAggatcctgggactgaacaccccCCTCtaaaactggatcctggacttcctgacgggccaccccaggtggtaagggtaggcagcaacacatctgccacgctgaccctcaacagtgtgacccctcaggggtgcatgcttagtctccccctgtacttcctgttcacccacgactgcgtggccaagcatgactccaacaccacgATGGTGGTAGGACGGATCACAAACgacgatgaggcagcctatagggaggagatcagagacaacattctctccctcaacgtcaacaagacAAAGgggctgattgtggactacatccACATCGatcgggctgtagtggagcgggtcgagagcttcaagttcctctgtgtccaagtCACTAAGGAATTAATATGGtccgcacacacccacacagttgtgaagagggtacTTCAGTGCCTCTtccacctcaggaggctgaagagatTTGGATTGGCCCTCAGATCCTCCAGAAGTTTTACctgtgcaccattgagagcatgttaactggctgcatcaccggttggtatggcaactgcttggcatctgaccgcaggGCGCTaaagagggtagtgagtacggctcagtacatcaatggggccgagctccctgccatccaagaccttcACACCAGacagtgtcagagaaaggcccaacaaattgtcaaatactccagccacccaagtcatagactgttctctctgctaccgcacagcaagcggtaccgatgaagtctggaaccaacaggaccccgaacagcttctacccccaagccatgactaCAAAACAAGACCGCTAAATAGCAAATTAAatgactacctgcattgaccctgactctatacacacactgacatcccaacacacacacactacatacgcccagACCCACatagcacacgcacacacgcatactgacgccacacacagtcacacacactgacatcccaacacacacactacatacgcccagACCCACAtagcacgcgcacacacgcatactgacgccacacacagtcacacacactgacataccaacacacacactacatatgccCAGACCCACATAGCACGCGCACACATGCATGCTGATGCCACACAtattcacactcaccacatatgctgctgctactgtctattatctatcctgtttgcctagtcactttacccatctCTAtatgtatctacctcaattacctcgtccccctgcacatcgactcccAACTGTTACTCCctatacagtatataaccatgttatttttacccgttattgttatttgttattcactgtgtatttttgtcttgtgtcactatttctatgtttttgtatctttatcttaactctgcattgttggaaaaggacctggaatcaagcatttcactgttagtctacacctgttgtttacgaagcatgtgacatatacatttttgatttgatttgattttaacagGCAGTGATATTACCTTGTCCTGCATGGGATGTGTTGTAGGCTTTACCCTCACTCCCTGCTTTGCCTTTGAAAAGATGTCTAATGTTGTATGACAGTGGATTGATGGCCTACAGTATACAAACAACAAAACTCAGATCAGGGTTGTTTCTGTGCTCCAGAAAGTGACCCAAATGTCTCCTGGCAAAGCACTTATTTAAAGTGAACCTGTCCCACCCCCAGAtgtgcactcactcactcactcactcactcactcactcactcactcactcactcactcactcactcactcactcactcactcactcactcactcactcactcactacctcactcactcactcactcactcaccactcactcactcactcactcactcactcactcaccactcacctcactcactcactcactcactcaatcattCATGAACCCATTCACTCCATCACTCATGGACATGGCATGATCTCAGCCTCACTCGACAGACAGTGGCATCCCACCAGCTCTGCCACGGCCCCCTAAGCTCCCATAATGAAACCCTGACTGACACAGTGCAGCCGTTcatcccagcagcagcagcacagatgAGATGGGCCCATATAAAAACCTGGGTCCCCTGGGCTCCTGCTCCAGTGGCTGCTTTAGTTGGCCAGACTAGAAAAGGATCCCAACCCACATGAAAACAGTATCTGTCATCACCCCACTGTTTTGTGGCCGGAATCCTTCtcttcccccgtctctctccctctcccctgggtCTGTGTTCATCATCACCAGGACCAGTACATATGTACAGAACCAGGTCCTCTAGTTCCTCCACTCTGTGCTCCTCCACTctctcaccctgtccttattTGTTCAGCTGTAAATTGATCCAATGTTTTGAAAGATATTTTGCTTGTAGGCCGTGGACAGTGTAGCTCTGAATCAGCCCCAcctggtgctgctagtgataagAAGAGGAGGAACACATGGACTCCAGTCACCAATCCCTTTATGGGACATTGGTGGTGACTGCTGTAAAGGGGAGTTGAAATAGCATACAGACAGTGTGTGGTTGACTGGGGGGGGGATTAATTCAATGACAGGCTGATGTGTCTGAGATGTTTCGTGTGACAGATGAAGGGTTAGACACTGCCTGTTGAAGTGGTACTGTTAAGCAGCAGGAGACAAATGGGAaagcagctagctagctctcAGACAGCCATGATGAGAGATTCTTGTGTTCGGCTGCAGCGAACAGAGCGACCACACTGGAGAAGGGGAACGCTTAGAGGATGTCAGTCACTTGTCTATCAAATCTTACAGGGTGTCAgtcagtgtggagtgtaatgtaCTTCAGGCTTTCAGTGATACCGGGAGAGTGTGTGCCTCGCAGTGTCTTGCGGAACTGTGTCTCTGTAAGTGAGGGGCTAATAGAGTGACAGTCTTTGGTTTTTTGAGGCTAAGCTACTATGATGTGATGCTTGAACACCCATTACCTAGTACATTATCCTTTCTCTGGATGAAAGAGAATGTTCTGTAGAAACCCCCACTGGCTCCCTGTCCTCCTcggcatacactgagtataccaaacattaggaacaccttcctcatGTTGAGTTGCAATAAAACATTGTAATGAATCTAAAATAaatcaccccatctctctctctctctctctctctctctctctgtgtgtattgtaGAATCTGTACTGGTTTGGTTACCCCAAGATAAAAGCCTCAGCCAGGTCAACAAACATTTATCCCTGGTCCCCAGCCCTCCCCCTCCCCCGCTCCCTGActgctctccttccccctctcgctccctccttaatctccttcctcctctccctcatctccttccctcctctccttccccctctccctcctcttcttctccctccccttcccactattcctccctcctctccttctccctctccttctccctctccctctcccttcctcctctctgtcctctgccagGTTAAGTCATCTCTGGAGCCACCAGAACATTCAGGGTGGTTCAGACTGGATGTGGTTCGTGATCCATGAGTGACAGATGGTTCGTGGATCCGTGGCTCATGAAGTCACTCATCTTTCCAGTGTCTGTTAATTATGGTGGATTTGAGAGAGAAGGTTACACAATGCCTGGAATAAAGGGCCGCTTTCAGCCAGCCCGCTGCAGCCAACTCTGAgaggagagtgagtgagggagagagtgggagtagggaagggggagggagggggttgagaaagggaaaggggattaaCATGAAGTCTACATCATGGTTGGAGAATATAAGCATGGGAGCAAATGTCCAACATGGCCTTTCTGACTACAGGTATTTTTGACCACACCATGACGATAGACTGTAAAAGTAATATGGACCAAGCCATCGATGATATCACCCCATTGTTTCCTATGAGAATGCTCATTGGTGCATTTGAAGATCAGAAAGTATAATTTCAGCATCTCACCACCTTGCTACATGGAAGAGTTTTTGGAAACATCGCATGGGCACTTTGAGCTACTCTAGGAAGTGACATTGGATGCTAGCTCAGTGCTGATCCCCTCTGATTGAAGGCCAACcgaggtactgcaggctgccattagcaactaaTTTATAATTTTGactttgtctgtgtgtgatattaacgtggTTCCAGGAAATACATCTGGTGAAATAGAAccaattattggtaccatgataGTGTTTGATGTTTTTTTCTATATCCACGAATTTTCACCACGAAGATCGCCATTTCCCCATTCACTATAATGGGTGATCCTGTTTTCTGGAAACAATGCCTGTAGTACCAcggtcggccttcaacttgaaaTCATTCTCCCCTGGCCCGGGACACACACAGGTCTGGTTTATTTAGTGTGATTTGGAGATAGGTGTGTTACGACTGTCTGGTCCCTTATTCTGTTAGAGAACACCGCATAAGAAGAAAATCATGAATTGTGTTTATTTTAATGGAGGTTGTGTGTAGTTGGCCTCAATCTGACTTTGTTCTTCATCAGACTTGTAAACGTACTGTGGATTTCAAGCCTAGGCATGGTAATACAGTTTGCATTGCATATCACAGTGTTTCATAGATGGagcaacacaacacactgctacaatgCGGCTGGAGCCCTAGCCACGGCTTGTTAAGGGTTAACCTTTgtttcctgtatagcctccatggctctgttctctctccaagCTTTCCCATGAACCCTTGCCTTgctctgtttgtttgtgtgattCCTTCCCCCAGGCCACTGTTCCACACAGCTTGACGGACAGACGAATGGACACACTGAGCCTTCCCAGGGGTCTCACTGACTCTATCCACCCCAGCATCCTTCGCTTTCCCCACCTGaccgcccgctctctctctcccccctttgtgtgtgtgtgtgtgtgtgtgtgtgtgtgtgtgtgtgtgtgtgtgtgtgtgtgtgtatatatatatatatatatatatatatatatatatatatatatatatatatatatatatatatgcgtgtgtgtgtgttttaacagGTGCAGTACCGAGAGCTGAAAGTGGATCCCAGTCATAGTCCaaataaaagaaagaaaaacaaccCGGGATAACTGGCTTTGCCCGCCCACGGAATCTTCCCTCCTCACCCGTCCAACGCCAAGAAGCAGAGAAACACTGGTTTGAACCAGCtgaagtctctccctctctgtctctctttctctctctcttttttctctctctcttctactgacttaaaaatatatatgtactTGTACAGGCTCCCGAAGTGTAATTATTAcaaagagatgagtttggatgaAATAGCAGACTATTTCAGACCCAGGTGTTTACTGAACCAGTCTGACAGATGTCCATGTCATGCCGTCCTCGTAATGTTCAACTATGAGTATCACACTTATGAGTTCATTCAACTGAGGTTTCAGAGATTTCTCCATAATAACCCCATTAGGAACATATAATTGAACCATCCCAAAGCTACttactagggctgggaattgccagggacctcacaatacgatattatcacaatactcagtgccttcagaaagaattcactccctttaactttttccacatttagttgtgttacaacctgaatttaaaatggaatcaattgagatgttgtatcactgatctacacacaataccccataagtaatgtcaaagtggaatttagtTTTTAGAATTctttacaaattcattaaaaatgaaaacctgaaatgtcaataagtattcaagccctttgttatggcaagcctaaataagttcaggagtaaaaatgtgcttaacaaatcacataataagttgcatggactaattCTATAATAGTGGcattattttttaatgactaccccatctctgtaccccacacaattatctgtaatcgagtaatgaatttcaagcacagattcaaccacaaagaccagggagttttgccaatgccttgcaaagaagggcactgattggtagatatgtaaaaaaaaaaaaacagacattgaatatccctttgagcatggggaagttattaattaggctttggatagtgtatcaatacatccagtcactacaaagatacaggcgtccttcctaactcagttgccagagaggaaggattttaaaacagttagagtttaatggttgtgatatgagaaaactgaggatggatcaacattgtagttactccacaatactaacctaagagtgaaaagaaggaagactgtgtaacggttgtcgtcgggaatagaggaccaaaacgcagcaggaatgtggatgctcatcttgttatttattttaactaaagagaacaccaaaataacaaaacgaaaaaaAACGCATCGaataacaaaacagtcttgtcaggctcacacatgcaaaacaagaaacaatctcccacaaacacttaaccaaacacatacccatatataggactctcaatcagaggcaactagaaaacacctgcctccaattgagagtccaaccccaataaactagacatagaaatacaaaagactagaaaccacatagaaatacaaacctagaacataaccccaaaaacccggaaataataaatctaacaccctactacataaaccatcaccccgaaacacataaacaaaataccctctgccacgtcctgaccaaactacaataacaaataacccttatactggtcaggacgtgacagactgtacagaataaaaaatattccaaaacatgcattctgtttgcaataaggcactaaagtagatctgcaaaacatgtggcaaagaaattaactttatgtcctgaatgcaaagcgatgtgtttggggaaaatccaacacacaGAGTCCAATATTCTCAAGTAtgggggtggctgcatcatgttatgggtatgcttgtcatcggcaaagactataacgttttttaggat
It encodes the following:
- the LOC123732784 gene encoding multiple C2 and transmembrane domain-containing protein 1-like; translated protein: MQQAMEDLLEDEDEDYDKDDKDPERKGFINKLYAIQDVCISVQNALDEVASYGERIKNTFNWTVPFLSWLAIVALCVATVLIYYIPLRYIVLAWGVNKFSKKLRDPYTIDNNELLDFLSRVPSDVQVVQYRELKVDPSHSPNKRKKNNPG